Proteins from a genomic interval of Nostoc sp. TCL240-02:
- a CDS encoding type II toxin-antitoxin system RelE/ParE family toxin encodes MIVSFKSEETKLIFDGFISSQYPPNIQKTALRKLLILDAATSINDLRVPPGNRLEKLLGNRKGQYSIRINNQWRICFVWTDENNVSEVEIVDYH; translated from the coding sequence GTGATTGTTAGTTTTAAATCTGAAGAGACAAAGCTTATCTTTGACGGCTTTATATCCTCTCAGTATCCTCCCAATATCCAAAAAACTGCTTTACGAAAACTGCTTATTCTTGACGCTGCAACATCAATTAATGATTTACGCGTTCCACCTGGTAATCGTTTAGAAAAGCTACTTGGCAATAGGAAAGGGCAATACAGTATTCGTATTAATAATCAATGGCGAATCTGCTTTGTTTGGACGGATGAGAACAATGTTTCGGAAGTTGAAATAGTAGATTATCACTGA
- a CDS encoding DMT family transporter produces the protein MAENQLSLTTEKSDKTLNILPIIIVIIALLALSSTAIFIKIALREMSATATLFNRLWIATIIFGLWSGINQARTQIKDDEPVLPQQPYPIKEIAFLIAVGLVHVLGRLSWTWALTQTGAANANALGSLNPLFTTLGGWLFFKQIFGRKFIIGLILAIIGAIAVGFEDLLRSNNNFTGDAVALISSIFYAANFLLIEQIRNKFSIITILLWRCVIATSLMVPVVLIFEKQPLPVSLSGWLVVFALAAICEALGHGLIVYSLKTFSSGFISLLLLLNPVIVAILAWILFSENLSVFNLLGLALILGGIYLAISNQGSIKSSVNPPIQSLQESES, from the coding sequence ATGGCAGAAAATCAATTAAGCCTAACAACAGAAAAGTCTGATAAAACTTTAAACATCCTGCCGATAATCATAGTAATAATTGCATTATTAGCTTTATCTTCAACAGCAATATTTATTAAAATTGCTCTTAGAGAAATGAGTGCTACTGCTACATTATTTAATCGTTTATGGATAGCGACTATTATCTTTGGATTATGGAGTGGAATTAACCAAGCACGAACTCAGATTAAAGATGATGAACCTGTATTACCACAACAGCCTTATCCAATCAAAGAGATAGCGTTTTTAATAGCAGTGGGTCTAGTTCATGTATTAGGTCGATTATCTTGGACTTGGGCGCTAACCCAGACTGGTGCTGCTAATGCTAATGCGTTAGGTAGCCTTAATCCGCTATTTACTACATTAGGAGGATGGCTATTTTTTAAGCAGATTTTTGGGCGCAAATTTATCATAGGTCTGATATTAGCCATAATCGGCGCGATCGCAGTTGGATTTGAAGATTTATTACGTTCTAATAATAATTTTACAGGTGATGCTGTTGCCCTGATATCGTCGATATTTTATGCAGCAAACTTTTTACTAATCGAGCAAATCCGCAATAAGTTTTCAATTATTACTATCCTTCTGTGGCGCTGTGTCATCGCGACTTCATTGATGGTTCCAGTAGTGCTAATCTTTGAAAAACAACCTTTGCCAGTTTCTTTGTCGGGGTGGTTAGTAGTATTTGCACTAGCTGCTATTTGCGAAGCCTTGGGTCATGGGCTAATTGTATACAGCTTGAAAACGTTTTCTTCAGGATTCATCTCTTTACTTTTGTTACTCAATCCCGTGATTGTTGCTATTCTTGCTTGGATACTTTTCTCAGAAAATTTGAGTGTTTTTAACTTGCTAGGGTTGGCATTAATTTTAGGGGGTATATATTTAGCAATTTCTAACCAAGGATCTATCAAATCTAGCGTTAATCCCCCCATACAATCTCTACAAGAAAGTGAATCTTAA
- a CDS encoding RNA chaperone Hfq, which yields MLTEFDTTLPSIRQVQNLIKQTMPVELKLLTQDVLIGKVVWQDPQCICIADENSQQTTVWKQAIAYIKPKTSQE from the coding sequence ATGCTTACCGAATTTGACACCACTTTACCCAGTATTAGACAAGTCCAAAACCTGATTAAACAAACAATGCCAGTAGAGTTAAAGCTGCTGACTCAAGATGTACTCATAGGAAAGGTTGTATGGCAAGATCCTCAGTGTATCTGTATTGCTGATGAAAACAGCCAGCAAACCACTGTTTGGAAACAAGCGATCGCATACATCAAACCGAAAACAAGTCAGGAATAG
- a CDS encoding 3-dehydroquinate synthase — protein MVIKQKTALNLQPINQCVRVTFNYDVHFTKGLFQLDNPLLAQVIAADGGTTPKQVLAVVDGGFLQYQDGLLKKLSVYAQYYEDVLTLSGEPIVVLGGEGVKNDSRFIEQIHQRINVGGLCRHSYVLAIGGGAVLDMVGYAATTAHRGIRLLRVPTTVLGQNDSGVGVKNGINAFGKKNFLGTFMPPYAVLNDFDFLTSLDDRDWRSGIAEAVKVALIKDANFFDFIMTNADKLANRDMNIMERLIYRCSQLHLEHIAGSGDPFEMGSSRPLDFGHWAAHKLEHLTNYSLRHGEAVAIGIALDTTYSYLTGQLLKSEWQMVLSTLSNLGFTLYVSALTEQLDRLDHPHCLFKGLTEFREHLGGNLTITLLEGIGQGIEVHQVDLSLYRDAILMLQDWEFSH, from the coding sequence ATGGTTATTAAACAAAAAACTGCTCTTAATCTACAGCCAATTAATCAATGCGTCCGTGTAACCTTCAACTATGATGTTCACTTCACTAAAGGTCTGTTTCAGTTAGATAATCCTTTACTTGCACAAGTAATTGCCGCAGATGGTGGAACAACCCCAAAACAAGTACTAGCAGTGGTAGATGGAGGATTTTTACAGTATCAGGATGGCTTACTCAAAAAATTATCAGTCTATGCCCAATATTATGAAGATGTACTAACACTGAGCGGTGAGCCAATAGTAGTTCTGGGTGGAGAAGGAGTTAAGAACGACTCTAGATTTATAGAGCAAATTCATCAGCGAATCAATGTAGGTGGATTGTGCCGTCACTCCTACGTTTTAGCAATTGGGGGTGGAGCCGTCCTAGATATGGTAGGATACGCAGCAACAACGGCTCACCGAGGAATTAGACTGCTACGAGTACCAACAACAGTATTAGGGCAAAACGATTCGGGTGTAGGGGTCAAAAATGGAATCAATGCTTTCGGCAAGAAAAACTTTTTGGGTACATTCATGCCGCCTTATGCTGTCTTGAATGACTTTGATTTTCTGACTAGCCTTGACGATCGCGATTGGCGATCGGGTATTGCAGAAGCGGTGAAAGTAGCGCTGATTAAAGATGCAAATTTCTTCGATTTCATTATGACTAATGCCGATAAATTGGCTAATCGGGATATGAACATAATGGAAAGGCTAATCTATCGCTGTTCGCAGTTGCATTTAGAGCATATTGCTGGTAGTGGCGATCCATTTGAAATGGGTTCATCGCGCCCTTTAGATTTTGGACACTGGGCTGCTCATAAACTGGAGCATTTAACTAATTACAGTTTACGTCACGGTGAAGCTGTAGCGATCGGTATTGCTTTGGATACGACCTATTCATATTTAACAGGTCAACTATTGAAATCTGAGTGGCAAATGGTTCTAAGTACGCTTAGTAATCTGGGCTTTACATTATATGTATCGGCACTGACAGAGCAATTAGATCGACTAGACCATCCCCATTGTCTATTTAAGGGGCTTACCGAGTTCCGCGAACACTTGGGAGGAAATTTGACAATTACCCTTCTAGAAGGAATTGGGCAGGGAATAGAAGTCCACCAAGTAGATTTGTCTTTGTATAGAGATGCTATTTTGATGCTACAAGATTGGGAATTTTCGCATTAA
- a CDS encoding EboA family metabolite traffic protein — protein sequence MSKVNKLLHHWLSKSISEKAFAWLEQKQTQIYSGAAEKVFFTAFSAVPRYLGKEDLQLTFQDLEAAEDVIPGWYPGNWSVDQAGRTLLLLALPRDDAEAYVRVSFGEAAPTLDQVFSTADMGELVALYQSLPLLPHPELHRHRAAEGIRSNMSNVFQAIALRNPYPANYLDNAAWNQMVLKAVFVGSPLHLIWGLDQRANPELARMLANYAHERWAAKRSVTPELWRPVGRFADSTIITDLEKVLANGDTAEQQAAALACAESPLPQAQALLSCYPDLQSSIQQGNLTWNDFNRK from the coding sequence ATGAGTAAAGTAAACAAATTACTGCATCACTGGCTGTCAAAGTCTATTTCAGAGAAAGCTTTTGCTTGGCTGGAACAGAAGCAGACACAAATTTATAGCGGTGCTGCTGAAAAAGTTTTTTTCACGGCATTTAGTGCTGTGCCGCGTTATCTAGGTAAAGAGGATTTGCAGCTAACATTCCAGGACTTGGAAGCAGCAGAAGATGTGATTCCCGGTTGGTATCCTGGTAATTGGAGTGTAGATCAAGCAGGCCGCACACTCTTGCTTCTAGCCTTGCCCCGCGATGATGCTGAGGCTTATGTGCGAGTCTCCTTTGGAGAGGCTGCGCCAACGCTCGATCAAGTCTTCTCTACTGCTGATATGGGGGAGTTAGTTGCCCTTTATCAAAGTTTGCCGCTACTACCACATCCAGAGTTACATCGCCACCGCGCTGCTGAGGGAATTCGCAGCAATATGAGTAATGTATTCCAAGCCATAGCACTACGTAACCCTTATCCAGCGAATTATTTAGACAATGCTGCTTGGAATCAGATGGTACTGAAGGCTGTATTTGTCGGCAGTCCGTTGCATCTAATTTGGGGACTAGACCAGCGTGCCAACCCAGAATTGGCGAGAATGTTAGCAAACTATGCCCATGAACGCTGGGCAGCTAAACGCTCAGTTACGCCAGAACTTTGGCGACCTGTAGGGCGGTTTGCAGATAGCACAATCATCACAGATTTAGAAAAAGTACTGGCTAATGGGGATACAGCCGAACAACAAGCAGCAGCGTTAGCTTGTGCCGAGTCTCCTTTACCCCAAGCGCAAGCATTACTCTCTTGTTACCCAGATTTACAGTCATCCATTCAACAAGGTAATCTGACTTGGAACGATTTTAACCGCAAATGA
- the eboC gene encoding UbiA-like protein EboC (EboC, a homolog the polyprenyltransferase UbiA, belongs to system of proteins involved in the trafficking of precursor metabolites to an extracytoplasmic compartment so that the biosynthesis of certain natural products, such as scytonemin, can be completed.), with protein MNVASLNLQSWRGYLELIRPANIVTAWADILVGFAASGSGMIFAQLINGEASFFILIPLAWLLLATTGLYGGGIVFNDVFDAELDAKERPNRAIPSGRVSRQNAALLGSILFAIGIIAAFQVSALSAAIAIFITLSSLLYDSLAKHHPFFGPLNMGLCRGSNLLLGVSAVPEIIGERWYLALIPVIYIAAITAISQGEVHGGKKITGVLAVLLIAIVLTAVLALGLLEEYTAIAALPFAIFLAIRILPNFIKAAREPIAENIRNAVKIGVLSLIVLDATVASGFAGLYYGLFVLILLPFSMKLAKVFAVT; from the coding sequence GTGAATGTTGCAAGCTTAAATTTGCAAAGCTGGCGGGGTTATCTGGAATTGATTCGTCCTGCTAATATTGTTACTGCTTGGGCGGATATTCTTGTCGGTTTTGCTGCTTCCGGCTCTGGGATGATTTTTGCTCAATTAATCAATGGGGAAGCAAGTTTTTTCATCTTAATCCCATTAGCTTGGTTGTTATTAGCTACAACTGGTTTATACGGCGGCGGTATAGTTTTTAATGATGTTTTCGATGCAGAGTTAGATGCAAAAGAGCGACCAAATAGAGCAATTCCTAGTGGTCGCGTATCTCGTCAAAATGCTGCTTTATTAGGGAGTATACTGTTTGCCATAGGGATTATAGCTGCTTTTCAAGTATCTGCCTTGAGTGCTGCGATCGCTATATTTATCACTCTTTCTTCTCTTCTGTACGATTCACTGGCCAAACATCATCCTTTTTTTGGGCCGCTGAATATGGGTTTATGTCGTGGCAGTAACTTATTATTAGGTGTGAGTGCTGTACCAGAAATAATAGGAGAACGTTGGTATTTAGCACTAATTCCTGTTATTTACATTGCTGCTATCACCGCAATTAGCCAGGGTGAAGTTCACGGGGGTAAGAAGATTACGGGAGTATTAGCAGTACTGCTGATTGCAATAGTTTTGACAGCAGTTTTAGCTTTAGGATTATTAGAAGAGTATACAGCGATCGCAGCCCTACCATTCGCTATTTTCTTAGCTATCAGAATTTTACCTAATTTTATCAAAGCGGCGCGGGAACCGATAGCCGAAAATATCCGCAATGCTGTCAAAATAGGTGTTTTATCTCTAATAGTCTTAGATGCAACGGTTGCATCTGGTTTTGCTGGTTTGTATTACGGTTTATTCGTTCTAATTTTGCTACCATTTTCGATGAAGTTAGCAAAAGTATTTGCTGTAACTTAA
- the dapF gene encoding diaminopimelate epimerase, whose protein sequence is MAIEFTKYHGLGNDFILIDNRSSSLPVLTPEQAIQLCDRHFGIGADGVIFALPGENGTDYTMRIFNSDGSEPEMCGNGIRCLAGFLADLEKLGTRDLGLGTGEESSQSSITYRIHTLAGVMIPQILPNGQVKVDMGLPRLLAGEIPTTLAPVEEKVISQPLEVAGQTWEVTCVSMGNPHCITFVEDVAAIELESIGPKFEHHPAFPQRINTEFIQVVRRDYLKMRVWERGAGITLACGTGACASLVAGVLTGKCDRTATVELPGGSLQIEWSEIDQRVYMIGPAERVFTGKL, encoded by the coding sequence ATGGCAATCGAATTTACTAAGTATCATGGTCTAGGCAACGATTTTATTCTCATTGACAATCGCTCGTCATCTTTGCCTGTATTGACTCCAGAACAAGCCATTCAGTTGTGCGATCGCCATTTTGGTATCGGTGCTGATGGTGTAATTTTTGCCCTACCTGGAGAAAACGGCACTGACTACACCATGCGGATTTTTAATTCTGATGGTTCAGAACCAGAAATGTGTGGCAATGGCATTCGCTGTTTAGCTGGCTTTTTGGCAGATTTAGAGAAACTGGGGACTAGGGACTTGGGACTAGGGACTGGGGAAGAGTCTTCTCAATCCTCAATCACGTATCGCATTCATACTTTAGCTGGCGTGATGATTCCCCAAATCTTGCCTAATGGTCAAGTGAAGGTGGATATGGGTTTACCCAGATTACTCGCTGGTGAAATTCCTACCACCCTTGCACCTGTTGAAGAAAAAGTAATTTCTCAGCCGTTGGAAGTGGCGGGACAAACTTGGGAAGTAACTTGTGTAAGTATGGGAAATCCTCACTGCATTACCTTTGTGGAAGATGTAGCAGCAATTGAACTAGAAAGCATAGGCCCGAAATTTGAGCATCACCCAGCTTTTCCCCAACGCATAAATACTGAATTTATTCAAGTGGTACGCCGTGACTATTTAAAAATGCGGGTGTGGGAACGAGGTGCTGGGATTACATTAGCTTGCGGGACTGGTGCTTGCGCTTCTTTAGTGGCTGGTGTGTTAACCGGGAAATGCGATCGCACCGCCACTGTAGAATTACCTGGTGGCTCCTTGCAAATTGAATGGTCAGAAATCGACCAACGGGTTTACATGATAGGCCCGGCTGAACGAGTCTTCACGGGGAAACTGTAA
- the ada gene encoding bifunctional DNA-binding transcriptional regulator/O6-methylguanine-DNA methyltransferase Ada has translation MQLQQTQLLEETLWKAVLNRDATIDGKFFYGVRSTGIYCRPICPSRRPNRNQVCFFQSAKEAQSAGFRPCKRCQPQSETVSNPAKAKVLAVCRYIEAQSDRIPTLSELCSQVEMSPSYLQKLFKQIIGVSPFQYADALRSQRLKQRLQSGEEIAHAVYDTGYGSSSQIYEKAPKQLGMTPKIYQQAGKTINIVYAIAPCPLGYLLVATTDKGICAVKLGDEVDKLEHILNQEFHQAHIIRDDHIQKEWIQAILSLIAGNETHLDLPLDIRGTAFQKQVWQVLQKIPYSETRTYTDIARDIAKPQAVRAVGNACGANPIAVIIPCHRVLRSDGSLGGYRWGIERKQKLLIQESKLSKDDSNT, from the coding sequence ATGCAATTACAACAGACACAACTTTTAGAGGAAACCCTCTGGAAAGCCGTTCTCAATCGAGATGCCACAATTGACGGCAAGTTTTTCTACGGCGTTCGTTCCACAGGCATTTATTGCCGACCTATTTGCCCTAGTCGCAGACCAAATCGCAATCAAGTTTGTTTTTTCCAGTCAGCAAAAGAGGCTCAAAGTGCAGGTTTTCGACCTTGTAAGCGCTGTCAGCCACAATCTGAAACAGTTTCAAATCCAGCAAAAGCGAAAGTCTTAGCAGTATGTCGATACATTGAAGCACAAAGCGATCGCATCCCCACCCTCTCAGAATTATGCTCTCAGGTGGAAATGAGTCCTAGTTATTTGCAAAAGCTATTCAAGCAAATAATTGGTGTATCCCCTTTTCAATATGCAGATGCACTGCGTAGCCAACGATTAAAGCAGCGTCTCCAGTCAGGGGAGGAAATTGCTCATGCAGTTTACGACACGGGGTATGGTTCAAGTAGTCAAATTTATGAGAAAGCACCGAAGCAACTGGGAATGACACCAAAAATTTACCAACAAGCTGGAAAGACAATCAACATTGTCTATGCGATCGCTCCATGTCCGCTAGGATATTTACTAGTGGCAACAACAGACAAGGGTATCTGCGCCGTTAAACTAGGTGATGAAGTAGACAAACTTGAACACATCTTGAATCAAGAATTTCACCAAGCGCACATCATACGTGATGACCACATACAAAAAGAATGGATACAAGCAATCCTCAGCTTAATTGCGGGAAACGAAACACATCTCGATTTACCACTCGATATCCGTGGGACAGCATTTCAGAAACAGGTTTGGCAAGTATTACAAAAAATTCCCTATAGCGAAACTCGTACCTACACTGATATTGCTCGTGATATTGCCAAACCCCAAGCAGTCCGCGCCGTGGGGAATGCTTGTGGAGCTAACCCGATCGCAGTGATCATACCCTGTCATCGGGTGCTGCGGAGTGATGGCAGTCTTGGTGGTTATCGTTGGGGGATTGAGCGCAAACAAAAACTGCTTATACAAGAATCGAAATTGAGCAAAGATGACTCAAATACCTGA
- a CDS encoding HigA family addiction module antitoxin, whose protein sequence is MNNNRLPNIYPGEILQLEFLEPLNITPYRLSKDIGVAQTRISEILSGKRTITADTALRLSRYFGNSAQFWLNLQTQYDIRQALEENAEVYNQIPTFSFHNIT, encoded by the coding sequence ATGAACAACAACCGTTTGCCAAATATTTACCCTGGAGAAATCCTACAACTAGAATTTTTAGAGCCACTAAATATCACCCCTTATCGATTAAGCAAAGATATAGGTGTAGCTCAGACAAGAATTAGTGAAATTTTATCTGGAAAACGTACTATTACAGCAGATACAGCTTTGCGTTTATCTCGCTATTTTGGTAACAGCGCTCAGTTTTGGTTAAATTTACAAACGCAATACGATATACGTCAAGCTCTTGAAGAAAATGCAGAAGTTTATAATCAAATACCTACATTTTCGTTTCATAATATAACCTGA
- a CDS encoding DNA-3-methyladenine glycosylase, producing the protein MTQIPELESLTEESLTRGLMVLANIDSDLARILETLGTPPIWSREPGFATLLCIILEQQVSVTAARAVFNRLCGVVVSLTPENFLTLDDIQLRGIGFSRQKILYCRGLANAIANDQLDLRKLKRMDETTIRTELKRLKGIGDWTVDIYLLMALQRPDVFPKGDLAIAIALQKLKNLATRPTPVQLEAMTQHWRPWRAVAARLLWHYYLSNPK; encoded by the coding sequence ATGACTCAAATACCTGAACTAGAATCATTGACTGAAGAAAGTCTCACCCGTGGTTTAATGGTGCTTGCCAATATTGACAGCGATTTGGCTCGGATTTTAGAAACACTCGGTACTCCACCAATATGGTCAAGAGAACCGGGTTTTGCAACGCTTCTGTGCATAATTCTGGAACAGCAAGTTTCCGTAACAGCTGCAAGGGCTGTATTTAACCGTCTATGTGGGGTTGTTGTATCGCTAACGCCAGAAAATTTTTTGACATTGGATGATATTCAATTGAGAGGGATTGGATTTAGTCGGCAAAAGATTCTATACTGTCGTGGATTGGCGAATGCGATCGCAAACGATCAGCTTGACCTCAGAAAGCTGAAAAGAATGGATGAAACTACTATCAGAACTGAGTTAAAGCGCCTCAAAGGTATAGGAGACTGGACAGTTGATATTTATTTGCTCATGGCGTTGCAACGTCCTGATGTCTTTCCTAAAGGCGATTTAGCGATCGCGATCGCTTTGCAAAAACTCAAAAACTTGGCGACACGTCCAACACCAGTTCAACTGGAAGCAATGACACAGCACTGGCGGCCGTGGCGAGCAGTTGCAGCAAGACTTCTATGGCACTATTACCTAAGTAATCCCAAATAA
- the eboE gene encoding metabolite traffic protein EboE — protein MKITKNNNFHLTYCSNIHPGESWLEVFANLKKYIPELKSRLSPTEPFGIGLRLADVAAKELLESNNLAQFQTWLTQHNLYVFTLNGFPYGGFHRQVVKDQVYAPDWSTQERVNYTLNLTEILSVLLPQGLDGGISTLPLSYKPWWLEDEVTFDTVLKKSCLNIASVVVEMIRTHEETGKILHIDLEPEPDGLIENTSEVIDFYQNWLLPIGGNYLSEKLNIEQHLAETKLLEHVRVCYDTCHFSVEYEEPQSVFARLQSAGIKIGKIQISAAIKLKIPAEIEKRSLIVERLRPFAESTYLHQVIERRNDGTLHHYPDLITALPHLEQSLAEEWRTHFHVPIFIHDYQILQSTQDDIATVLHLLQANNACSHLEIETYTWDVLPSEMKIDLLTSIQREYEWVLKEFAAN, from the coding sequence ATGAAAATTACAAAAAACAATAATTTTCACTTAACTTATTGCAGCAATATTCATCCTGGTGAAAGTTGGCTAGAGGTTTTCGCTAATTTAAAAAAGTATATTCCCGAACTCAAGTCACGTTTATCGCCAACAGAACCTTTTGGTATTGGCTTGAGGTTAGCAGATGTTGCTGCAAAAGAACTTTTAGAAAGTAATAATTTAGCTCAATTCCAAACTTGGCTAACCCAGCATAATTTATATGTTTTCACCTTAAATGGATTTCCTTATGGCGGATTCCATCGACAAGTTGTAAAAGACCAAGTTTATGCACCAGATTGGTCTACACAAGAACGAGTGAATTATACCTTAAATTTGACGGAAATTTTATCTGTTCTGTTACCACAAGGGCTAGACGGTGGAATTTCTACACTGCCATTATCCTATAAACCTTGGTGGTTAGAAGACGAAGTAACTTTTGATACGGTTCTGAAAAAGAGTTGTTTGAACATAGCATCAGTTGTTGTAGAGATGATTCGCACTCATGAAGAAACAGGAAAGATATTACATATTGATTTAGAACCTGAACCTGATGGATTAATTGAAAATACATCAGAAGTAATTGATTTTTATCAAAATTGGTTGTTACCAATTGGTGGTAATTACTTATCAGAAAAATTAAATATTGAACAGCACCTAGCAGAAACTAAATTGCTAGAACACGTCCGGGTTTGTTATGATACCTGCCATTTTTCAGTTGAATATGAGGAACCGCAATCTGTATTTGCGCGTTTGCAATCGGCAGGAATTAAGATTGGCAAAATTCAAATCAGCGCTGCAATTAAATTAAAAATACCTGCTGAGATTGAAAAGCGTAGTTTGATAGTTGAGCGCTTACGTCCTTTTGCTGAATCTACTTATCTTCACCAGGTAATAGAACGTCGCAATGATGGCACACTCCATCACTATCCTGATTTAATAACTGCATTACCACATTTAGAGCAATCTTTAGCTGAAGAATGGCGGACTCATTTTCATGTCCCAATTTTTATTCATGACTATCAAATTTTGCAGTCTACGCAAGATGATATCGCCACCGTTTTGCATCTACTTCAGGCAAATAATGCTTGTTCGCATTTAGAAATTGAGACTTACACTTGGGATGTATTGCCATCAGAAATGAAGATAGATTTACTAACTTCAATTCAGCGCGAGTATGAGTGGGTATTAAAAGAATTTGCCGCAAATTAA
- a CDS encoding TatD family hydrolase — translation MKKRTYTNSQCPMPNAQFPMPNAQCPMPNAQLLNHTMMFIDPHIHMCSRTTYDYLVMREYGIVAVIEPAFWLGQPRTNAGTFKDYFSSLVGWERFRASQFGIQHYCTIGLNPKEANNEALAAEVIELLPLYACKEGVVAIGEIGYDDMTEAEDKYFCQQLALAKELDMLVLIHTPHRNKKAGAIQSMERCIEYGLDPSQVIIDHNNEETVEEVLGRGFWAAFTIYPQTKMGNARMVEVVRKYGCNRIIVDSSADWGISDPLAVPKTAQLMLDRGIPEEHVRAVCYENALAAYSQTGQMKASDWLNPQSIDQRQMFNGNSVLRGQEPGIKSVSDFVLIE, via the coding sequence ATGAAGAAAAGAACCTATACCAATTCCCAATGCCCAATGCCCAATGCCCAATTCCCAATGCCCAATGCCCAATGCCCAATGCCCAATGCCCAATTATTAAACCACACCATGATGTTTATCGATCCTCACATTCACATGTGTTCCCGTACTACTTACGATTACTTAGTAATGCGGGAATATGGCATTGTTGCCGTTATTGAACCAGCTTTTTGGTTAGGACAACCTCGAACCAATGCTGGCACATTTAAAGACTATTTTAGTAGTCTTGTTGGCTGGGAAAGATTTCGTGCTAGTCAGTTTGGCATTCAACATTACTGTACAATCGGCCTAAATCCAAAAGAAGCCAACAACGAGGCACTAGCAGCAGAAGTGATAGAACTGCTGCCACTTTATGCCTGTAAAGAAGGAGTTGTTGCTATTGGCGAAATTGGCTACGACGACATGACAGAAGCAGAAGATAAGTACTTTTGTCAACAGTTAGCATTAGCCAAAGAACTCGATATGTTGGTACTAATTCATACCCCCCATCGCAATAAGAAAGCGGGTGCAATTCAGAGCATGGAGCGCTGTATTGAATATGGCTTAGATCCATCACAAGTAATTATTGACCACAACAACGAAGAAACTGTTGAAGAAGTATTAGGAAGAGGTTTTTGGGCGGCTTTCACGATTTATCCCCAAACCAAGATGGGTAACGCCAGAATGGTAGAAGTTGTCCGTAAGTATGGATGCAATCGCATCATTGTAGATAGTAGCGCTGATTGGGGTATCAGCGATCCTTTGGCAGTCCCGAAAACGGCTCAGTTGATGTTAGATAGAGGCATTCCTGAAGAACACGTGCGAGCAGTTTGTTATGAAAATGCCTTAGCTGCTTACAGTCAAACTGGACAAATGAAAGCATCAGATTGGCTCAATCCCCAATCCATAGATCAGCGCCAAATGTTCAATGGTAATTCTGTGTTGCGGGGACAGGAACCAGGAATCAAATCAGTTTCAGATTTTGTGTTGATTGAGTAG